The proteins below come from a single Agromyces flavus genomic window:
- a CDS encoding TrmH family RNA methyltransferase, whose protein sequence is MGDDRPDGAAAPGAPDPAPHAEPELPQHGVGPWPGGRAAWPDDPRYDPELLAHGDRRNVVDRYRYWGLEAIVADLDERRHPFHVAIENWQHDLNIGSIVRTANAFAAETVHIIGRRRWNRRGAMVTDRYQHLVHHPDVSDFVAWAHAEGLPIIAVDNVEGARPVDLADLPERCVLLFGQEGPGLSDEALAAADSIVEITQYGSTRSMNASAAAAIVMHEWARRHARA, encoded by the coding sequence GTGGGAGACGATCGACCGGATGGCGCCGCCGCGCCCGGGGCCCCTGACCCGGCCCCGCACGCCGAACCCGAACTGCCGCAGCACGGCGTCGGCCCGTGGCCCGGCGGCCGCGCGGCCTGGCCCGACGATCCGCGCTACGACCCCGAGCTGCTCGCGCACGGCGACCGTCGCAACGTCGTCGACCGGTATCGGTACTGGGGCCTCGAGGCGATCGTCGCCGACCTCGACGAGCGGCGCCATCCGTTCCACGTCGCCATCGAGAACTGGCAGCACGACCTGAACATCGGCTCGATCGTGCGCACGGCGAACGCCTTCGCCGCCGAGACCGTGCACATCATCGGGCGCCGTCGCTGGAACCGCCGAGGCGCGATGGTGACCGATCGCTACCAGCACCTGGTGCATCATCCGGACGTCTCCGACTTCGTCGCCTGGGCGCACGCCGAGGGCCTCCCGATCATCGCGGTCGACAACGTCGAGGGCGCCCGGCCCGTCGACCTCGCCGACCTTCCGGAGCGCTGCGTGCTGCTCTTCGGCCAAGAGGGGCCCGGACTCAGCGACGAGGCCCTGGCCGCTGCCGACTCGATCGTCGAGATCACGCAGTACGGTTCGACGCGCTCGATGAACGCGAGCGCAGCGGCGGCGATCGTGATGCACGAGTGGGCGCGCCGTCACGCGCGGGCCTGA
- a CDS encoding TetR/AcrR family transcriptional regulator: MATRLDPAERREQILDATLRLVARDGFAGVTLRDVAAEVGVVHGLIRHYFATREQLVAAAFDAAVLAESVQDDELAERLEPVAALADWLSTTPREHYLVWIDAWSEAPRNAELHAALTRHHRDSDLRLARIIERNVAAGAASSDDPEADARMLTALVDGVAVQHHALGLIDEAEADRIVFAAAEARLAMQPGSLARTRPTPTRGQWAAAH; encoded by the coding sequence ATGGCCACCCGATTGGATCCCGCCGAGCGACGCGAGCAGATCCTCGACGCGACGCTCCGGCTCGTCGCGCGCGACGGCTTCGCCGGCGTCACGCTCCGCGACGTGGCCGCCGAGGTCGGTGTCGTGCACGGACTGATCCGGCACTACTTCGCGACGCGCGAGCAGCTCGTCGCGGCGGCCTTCGACGCGGCCGTGCTCGCCGAGTCCGTCCAGGACGACGAGCTCGCCGAGCGGCTCGAACCCGTCGCCGCGCTCGCCGACTGGCTGAGCACGACGCCGCGCGAGCACTACCTCGTCTGGATCGACGCGTGGAGCGAAGCCCCGCGCAACGCCGAGCTGCATGCGGCGCTCACGCGTCACCACCGCGACTCCGATCTCCGGCTGGCCAGGATCATCGAGCGCAACGTGGCCGCCGGGGCCGCCTCGAGCGACGATCCCGAGGCCGACGCCCGCATGCTCACCGCGCTCGTCGACGGTGTCGCGGTGCAGCACCATGCCCTGGGCCTCATCGACGAGGCCGAGGCCGATCGCATCGTCTTCGCCGCCGCCGAGGCGCGTCTCGCCATGCAACCGGGCTCGCTGGCCCGCACGCGGCCCACGCCGACGCGCGGGCAATGGGCCGCCGCTCACTGA
- a CDS encoding magnesium and cobalt transport protein CorA: MPVIDNAVYRDGRRVASPATLEESFELRERHGGFSWIGLYRPTAEELDAVANEFSLHHLAVEDARKGHQRAKLERYGDTLFVVLRPARYLDATEEVEFGEVHLFVGRDFAITIRRAESPNLSRVRKRLESTPDLLARGSEAVLYAVLDEVVDEYAPVLAGLENDIDEIEEELFDGDPQVTRRIYDLASEVMEFQRATRPLVDMVQAIERGFEKYQVDLELQRYLRDVLDHVIRVVERGDGFRQLLQNALAVHSTLVTQRQNDEMQQLTQTSLTQSEEVKKISSWAAIIFAPTLIGTVYGMNFTDMPELDHPLGYPFALAAMVLFGVTLYVIFKRRNWL, encoded by the coding sequence GTGCCGGTCATCGACAACGCCGTCTACCGCGACGGACGCCGCGTCGCGAGTCCCGCGACGCTCGAGGAGAGCTTCGAGCTCCGCGAGCGGCACGGCGGGTTCTCCTGGATCGGCCTCTACCGTCCGACGGCCGAGGAGCTCGACGCCGTCGCGAACGAGTTCTCGCTCCACCATCTCGCCGTCGAGGACGCCCGCAAGGGCCACCAGCGCGCGAAGCTCGAACGGTACGGCGACACGCTGTTCGTGGTGCTGAGGCCGGCGCGCTACCTCGACGCGACCGAGGAGGTCGAGTTCGGCGAGGTCCACCTCTTCGTCGGCCGCGACTTCGCCATCACCATCCGGCGGGCCGAGTCGCCGAACCTCTCGCGCGTCCGGAAGCGGCTGGAATCCACGCCCGACCTGCTCGCGCGCGGCTCCGAGGCCGTGCTCTACGCGGTGCTCGACGAGGTCGTCGACGAGTACGCTCCCGTGCTCGCCGGGCTCGAGAACGACATCGACGAGATCGAGGAGGAGCTCTTCGACGGCGATCCGCAGGTCACCCGCCGCATCTACGACCTCGCCTCCGAGGTCATGGAGTTCCAGCGCGCCACCCGCCCGCTCGTCGACATGGTGCAGGCGATCGAGCGCGGCTTCGAGAAGTACCAGGTCGACCTCGAGCTGCAGCGCTACCTCCGCGACGTGCTCGACCACGTCATCCGGGTCGTCGAGCGCGGCGACGGGTTCCGCCAGCTCCTGCAGAACGCGCTCGCCGTGCACTCGACGCTCGTCACGCAGCGGCAGAACGACGAGATGCAGCAGCTGACCCAGACCAGCCTCACGCAGAGCGAGGAGGTCAAGAAGATCTCCAGCTGGGCGGCGATCATCTTCGCGCCCACGCTCATCGGCACCGTCTACGGCATGAACTTCACCGACATGCCCGAGCTGGACCATCCGCTCGGATATCCGTTCGCACTCGCCGCGATGGTGCTGTTCGGCGTCACGCTCTACGTGATCTTCAAGCGCCGCAACTGGCTCTAG
- a CDS encoding DUF4440 domain-containing protein: MTEITDDLPARLLHEEHAGWRAILAGRGGTHYARAMTRDALMIVEGAVLGRDDVMGAFASAAPWDAYEIHEPAVVRLGDHAGILAYRAVARRGDDVANLRMSTTYLYDDGAWHVAAHQQTPA, translated from the coding sequence ATGACCGAGATCACCGACGATCTGCCCGCCCGCCTGCTGCACGAGGAGCATGCCGGATGGCGCGCCATCCTCGCCGGACGCGGCGGCACCCACTACGCCCGCGCGATGACGCGCGACGCGCTCATGATCGTCGAGGGCGCGGTGCTCGGTCGAGACGACGTGATGGGCGCCTTCGCGAGCGCCGCGCCATGGGACGCGTACGAGATCCACGAGCCCGCCGTCGTGCGCCTCGGCGACCACGCCGGCATCCTCGCGTACCGCGCCGTCGCCCGTCGAGGCGACGACGTCGCGAACCTTCGGATGTCGACGACCTACCTCTACGACGACGGCGCGTGGCACGTGGCGGCGCACCAGCAGACGCCCGCCTAG
- a CDS encoding YhgE/Pip domain-containing protein, protein MKLPQTIAAELRRLTSTRMSVLALLALLAVPVLYGGLYLWANQDPYARFPDVPVALVVEDEGAIAADGEAARNIGDEVADQLVEDAAFDWHRVSSDEAAAGLDDATYDFAITLPAEFSAALASLEGDDPHQAEIVLSTNDATSTLAGTIGEQAVERIRAAVAEQVGREAASMLLDSIHEIRGALVDAADGASRLADGAATATDGAARLTDGARRLAAGSAELADGTARLADGSAELAGGAAQVADGNAQLAASADLVGAAVDEAASAVPEARHAVADELAARGVDPATIDAVLARLDPLGERVATGNERVHEVVGDIDRLADGSRRVADGSAELAAGASTAADGAARLSTGAARLQEGAGALESGLAQLEAGAGELHDGLADGAAAIPDTDQATRDAQASTIADPIALETDSVASAGSYGAGLAPFFAALAGWIGIYALFLIVKPVSRRAVTALHSPVRITLAGWLTPAALGAVQMGALFLVLAVTLGFPMSHPVATLGVMLLASATYAAIILALNVWLGSVGQFLGLVLMVLQLVTAGGTFPWQTLPAPLAALHQVLPMGYVVDAMRQVMYGGDLGRAGADSLVLVAWLGAAFVVAAIGVTRMTHFRTLRDLQPSLIG, encoded by the coding sequence GTGAAGCTGCCGCAGACGATCGCCGCCGAGCTGCGCCGCCTGACCTCGACGCGGATGTCGGTGCTCGCCCTGCTCGCACTCCTGGCCGTGCCCGTGCTCTACGGCGGGTTGTACCTGTGGGCGAACCAGGATCCGTACGCCAGGTTCCCCGACGTGCCCGTCGCCCTCGTGGTCGAGGACGAGGGCGCGATCGCCGCCGACGGCGAGGCCGCCCGGAACATCGGCGACGAGGTCGCCGACCAGCTCGTGGAGGACGCCGCCTTCGACTGGCATCGCGTCTCATCGGACGAGGCCGCGGCCGGCCTCGACGACGCGACGTACGACTTCGCCATCACGCTGCCCGCCGAGTTCTCGGCGGCGCTCGCCTCGCTCGAGGGCGACGACCCGCACCAGGCCGAGATCGTCCTCTCGACGAACGACGCGACCAGCACCCTCGCCGGGACGATCGGGGAGCAGGCGGTCGAGCGGATCCGCGCCGCGGTCGCCGAGCAGGTCGGCCGGGAGGCGGCGTCGATGCTGCTCGACTCGATCCACGAGATCCGGGGCGCACTCGTCGACGCGGCCGACGGCGCGTCGCGACTCGCGGACGGCGCGGCGACCGCGACGGACGGCGCCGCGCGCCTCACCGACGGCGCCCGACGCCTGGCCGCCGGATCGGCTGAGCTGGCCGACGGCACCGCCCGGCTCGCGGACGGGTCGGCCGAGCTCGCGGGCGGAGCGGCCCAGGTCGCCGACGGGAACGCGCAACTCGCGGCATCCGCCGACCTCGTGGGCGCCGCCGTCGACGAGGCCGCGTCGGCGGTGCCCGAGGCGCGCCACGCGGTCGCCGACGAGCTCGCGGCCCGGGGCGTCGACCCGGCGACGATCGATGCCGTGCTCGCCCGCCTCGATCCCCTCGGCGAACGCGTGGCGACGGGGAACGAGCGGGTGCACGAGGTCGTCGGCGACATCGACCGGCTCGCCGACGGCAGTCGTCGCGTGGCCGACGGCAGCGCAGAGCTCGCGGCCGGGGCGTCGACCGCGGCGGACGGCGCGGCACGACTGTCGACCGGTGCCGCACGCCTGCAGGAGGGCGCGGGCGCGCTCGAATCCGGGCTCGCGCAGCTCGAGGCAGGCGCCGGCGAGCTCCACGACGGGCTCGCCGACGGCGCCGCGGCGATTCCCGACACCGACCAGGCCACGCGCGACGCGCAGGCGTCCACGATCGCGGATCCCATCGCCCTCGAGACCGACTCGGTCGCCAGCGCCGGCAGCTACGGCGCCGGGCTCGCGCCGTTCTTCGCCGCACTCGCGGGCTGGATCGGCATCTACGCGCTCTTCCTCATCGTGAAGCCGGTCTCGCGACGTGCGGTCACCGCGCTGCACTCCCCGGTCCGGATCACGCTCGCGGGCTGGTTGACGCCGGCCGCGCTCGGCGCGGTGCAGATGGGGGCGCTGTTCCTGGTGCTCGCCGTCACGCTCGGGTTTCCCATGAGCCATCCTGTCGCCACCCTCGGCGTGATGCTGCTCGCGTCGGCGACGTACGCCGCGATCATCCTCGCCCTCAACGTGTGGCTCGGCTCGGTCGGGCAGTTCCTCGGCCTCGTGCTCATGGTGCTGCAGCTGGTCACGGCCGGCGGCACGTTCCCGTGGCAGACCCTGCCCGCACCGCTCGCGGCGCTGCACCAGGTGCTGCCCATGGGGTACGTGGTCGACGCGATGCGGCAGGTCATGTACGGCGGCGACCTCGGCCGGGCCGGAGCCGACTCGCTGGTGCTCGTGGCGTGGCTCGGCGCGGCATTCGTGGTCGCGGCGATCGGCGTCACGCGCATGACGCACTTCCGCACCCTGCGCGACCTGCAGCCGAGCCTGATCGGGTGA
- a CDS encoding P-loop NTPase family protein, which translates to MRIELHGVSKGRRGRALPATTIAFESGRATLATAETQQRPTVLGLLASGRMRPDAGAVEIDGRTDAAGLRRRVALVDAPDVSDPAPNVTVAGVAAEELMFAGVPSNPVSVARRLDQFGLANLARTPIANVDPEPRLRMLTELALLRDGVEGLVIVSPDRHGGPPDEWWRMAQRLADRGVAVLVIAGDASAAAIAASDLLDRLHGADLADEDDESALAAGGLA; encoded by the coding sequence ATGAGGATCGAACTCCACGGCGTCTCGAAAGGACGCCGGGGCCGCGCCCTGCCCGCCACCACCATCGCGTTCGAATCGGGCCGCGCGACGCTCGCGACCGCCGAGACCCAGCAGCGGCCGACCGTGCTCGGCCTGCTCGCGTCGGGCCGGATGCGACCCGACGCCGGCGCCGTCGAGATCGACGGTCGAACGGATGCCGCGGGACTCCGCCGCCGCGTCGCGCTCGTCGACGCGCCCGACGTCTCCGATCCGGCGCCGAACGTGACGGTCGCGGGCGTCGCGGCCGAGGAGCTCATGTTCGCCGGCGTCCCGTCGAATCCCGTGTCGGTGGCCCGCCGGCTCGACCAGTTCGGGCTCGCGAACCTCGCGCGCACGCCCATCGCGAACGTCGACCCCGAACCGCGCCTGCGGATGCTCACGGAGCTCGCGCTGCTGCGCGACGGAGTCGAGGGCCTCGTCATCGTCTCGCCCGACCGCCATGGCGGACCGCCCGACGAGTGGTGGCGGATGGCGCAGCGACTGGCCGACCGCGGCGTCGCGGTGCTCGTGATCGCCGGCGACGCCTCGGCCGCGGCCATCGCCGCATCCGACCTGCTCGACCGGCTGCACGGCGCCGACCTCGCGGACGAGGACGACGAGTCCGCGCTCGCGGCAGGGGGCCTCGCGTGA
- a CDS encoding TetR/AcrR family transcriptional regulator, which yields MPSVADAGRRARRRDAAENRESLLTAAVTALAASPDASLETIAADAGLSRRALYGHFANRDELIVALIQRGAHRLVATASATDHADAPAAIALLGARLWDAIEHVRLLAQVALRQPYVERAAQALAPVRDRLAEFVARGVADGTVRGDIRPPVLARLIEESALSVLAEAARHDLPDAEGRRLVMLAVLGTAGLSWREADRLIATTPELVEEP from the coding sequence ATGCCGTCCGTCGCCGACGCGGGCCGTCGCGCTCGACGTCGGGACGCGGCGGAGAACCGCGAATCCCTGCTCACCGCCGCCGTCACCGCGCTCGCCGCATCGCCCGATGCCTCGCTCGAGACCATCGCCGCCGACGCGGGCCTCAGCCGCCGCGCGCTCTACGGCCACTTCGCCAACCGCGACGAGCTCATCGTCGCGCTCATCCAACGCGGCGCGCATCGCCTCGTCGCGACCGCGAGCGCGACCGACCACGCCGACGCGCCCGCCGCGATCGCGCTGCTCGGTGCGCGCCTGTGGGATGCGATCGAGCACGTGCGCCTCCTCGCGCAGGTGGCGCTGCGGCAGCCGTACGTCGAGCGCGCCGCCCAGGCCCTCGCCCCCGTGCGCGATCGGCTCGCCGAGTTCGTCGCGCGCGGCGTCGCCGATGGAACGGTGCGCGGCGACATCCGCCCGCCCGTGCTCGCACGCCTGATCGAGGAATCGGCGCTCAGCGTGCTCGCCGAGGCCGCGCGCCACGACCTGCCCGACGCCGAGGGTCGCCGGCTCGTCATGCTCGCCGTGCTCGGCACGGCAGGCCTGTCCTGGCGCGAGGCCGACCGGCTCATCGCCACCACCCCGGAACTCGTCGAGGAACCATGA
- the cls gene encoding cardiolipin synthase, with protein sequence MSGGEWAAVIGGILILVDWIIRIIALIVIPRERKPTAAMAWLLAIFLIPFVGILLYLLIGNIRLPKQRTARQEEADRMIAERAEGLDLVTDHEAWPAWFASAVAQNTRLTGLPVTSGNRATLIDDYQGSIDAMAADVATATRFVHVEFFIVAFDDTTRGFFAAMEAAVRRGVKVRLLMDHIASAKVPLHKATIAELDRIGVEWHYLLPVRPLKGEWQRPDLRNHRKIVVVDGLVGHMGSQNLIDRTYDSPKNVKRGLMWQELVARVTGPAVAELNAVFRSDWYAETGEVLGEEWNTPATAIAVDTSLDALDCQVVPSGPAFEIENNLRQFLTLVNSAQEQVIITSPYFVPDEAMVYAITSAKLRGLDVQLFVSEIGDQGGVWHAQRSYYRALLQAGVRIWLYPGPYILHSKHLSIDDDVAVIGSSNMDIRSFALNFEVTLLVRGASFVADMREVEAKYRELGRELTLEEWDREPASATFLDGIARLTSALQ encoded by the coding sequence GTGAGCGGCGGCGAATGGGCCGCCGTCATCGGCGGCATCCTCATCCTCGTCGACTGGATCATCCGCATCATCGCGCTCATCGTGATCCCCCGCGAGCGCAAGCCCACCGCCGCGATGGCGTGGCTGCTCGCCATCTTCCTGATCCCGTTCGTCGGCATCCTGCTGTACCTGCTGATCGGCAACATCCGGCTCCCGAAGCAGCGGACGGCGCGACAGGAGGAGGCCGACCGGATGATCGCCGAGCGGGCCGAGGGCCTCGACCTCGTGACCGACCACGAAGCCTGGCCGGCCTGGTTCGCGTCCGCCGTCGCCCAGAACACGCGACTCACCGGACTCCCCGTCACGTCGGGCAACCGCGCGACCCTGATCGACGACTACCAGGGCTCGATCGACGCGATGGCGGCAGATGTCGCGACCGCGACGCGCTTCGTGCATGTCGAGTTCTTCATCGTCGCGTTCGACGACACGACGCGCGGGTTCTTCGCGGCGATGGAGGCCGCCGTGCGACGCGGGGTCAAGGTGCGGCTGCTCATGGACCACATCGCGTCCGCGAAGGTCCCGCTGCACAAGGCCACGATCGCGGAGCTCGACCGCATCGGGGTCGAGTGGCACTACCTGCTGCCGGTGCGCCCGCTGAAGGGCGAGTGGCAGCGACCCGACCTGCGCAATCACCGCAAGATCGTGGTGGTCGACGGCCTGGTCGGCCACATGGGATCGCAGAACCTCATCGACCGCACCTACGACTCGCCGAAGAACGTCAAGCGGGGGCTGATGTGGCAGGAGCTCGTCGCGCGCGTCACGGGCCCCGCGGTCGCCGAGCTGAACGCCGTCTTCCGTTCGGACTGGTACGCCGAGACGGGCGAGGTGCTCGGAGAGGAGTGGAACACGCCGGCGACCGCGATCGCGGTCGACACGTCGCTCGACGCACTCGACTGCCAGGTGGTCCCGAGCGGACCTGCGTTCGAGATCGAGAACAACCTCAGGCAGTTCCTCACCCTCGTGAACTCGGCACAGGAGCAGGTGATCATCACGAGCCCGTACTTCGTGCCCGATGAGGCGATGGTCTACGCGATCACGTCGGCGAAGCTGCGCGGACTCGACGTCCAGCTCTTCGTCTCGGAGATCGGCGACCAGGGCGGCGTCTGGCATGCGCAGCGCTCGTACTACCGGGCGCTGCTCCAGGCTGGAGTGCGCATCTGGCTCTACCCGGGCCCGTACATCCTGCACTCGAAGCACCTCTCGATCGACGACGACGTCGCGGTCATCGGATCGAGCAACATGGACATCCGATCCTTCGCCCTGAACTTCGAGGTCACCCTGCTCGTCCGCGGCGCGTCGTTCGTGGCCGACATGCGCGAGGTCGAGGCGAAGTACCGCGAGCTCGGCCGAGAGCTCACGCTCGAGGAGTGGGACCGCGAACCCGCGAGCGCGACGTTCCTCGACGGGATCGCGCGCCTGACGTCGGCGCTGCAGTAG